The Colletes latitarsis isolate SP2378_abdomen chromosome 1, iyColLati1, whole genome shotgun sequence genome has a segment encoding these proteins:
- the LOC143345598 gene encoding phosducin-like protein 3: MESVLQQKVIDATHCVEKQLDAELEKLDNLDIGDFEKLRENRLKQLKTLQQQKQNWLSLGHGEYSEVYDEKEFFEVSKKSENIVCLFYKDDSPRCKIADHHLKILARKHVEAKFCKLNVHRCPFLTERLKIKIIPTIALILNSKTTDYIVGFTDLGNRDDFSTETLEYRISLSGVIKMDDNVYLENKKTPWLSHVSKPKTIRAANSLNSDDSDID, encoded by the exons ATGGAGTCCGTTTTACAGCAAAAAGTGATCGACGCGACGCATTGCGTCGAAAAGCAATTGGACGCCGAATTAGAAAAATTGGACAATTTGGATATCGGCGATTTCGAAAAATTGCGTGAAAATCGCCTGAAACAGTTGAAAACACTCCAACAACAGAAGCAAAACTGGCTGTCCTTG GGCCATGGAGAATATTCTGAGGTGTATgatgaaaaagaatttttcgaaGTGTCGAAAAAGTCAGAAAATATAGTTTGTCTGTTTTACAAAGACGATTCGCCAAGATGCAAAATAGCGGATCATCATCTAAAAATTCTTGCGAGAAAACACGTGGAAGCAAAGTTTTGCAAACTAAACGTCCACCGATGTCCATTTTTAACTG AACGTCTGAAAATCAAAATTATTCCAACAATCGCTCTGATTTTAAATAGCAAGACCACAGACTATATTGTGGGATTCACTGACTTGGGAAATCGTGATGACTTTTCTACGGAAACCTTAGAATACAGAATTTCCCTCTCAGGTGTGATAAAAATGGACGATAATGTTTATTTAGAAAACAAGAAAACACCATGGTTGTCGCATGTTTCGAAACCAAAAACTATCAGAGCCGCGAATTCCTTAAACTCTGATGATTCTGACattgattaa
- the Pcif1 gene encoding phosphorylated CTD-interacting factor 1, whose amino-acid sequence MNEVSGGKQDIANAPTWETLSGQSASSFSAMHHHHQSLQQDATPTVAQVIVPTPVKLQAPMLSSPQAIDHCSQLGHVQQSTLLAQGTPPGSFAESELSPELQQQGWKKFWSKRENRPYFWNKLTGESLWVVPPLKPQFDPITDPLGICSIQPVSGNGAIPSTGTVKRRASEDSIVPPAKKFVLAGPWDLEIPTNVIIYERSPSNLPHVHPEAEALRCGLLSKLRQCYQELCHTRESIDAPKDSFNRWLMERKVIDCGSDPLLPSQCFPEISMSMYREIMNDIPIKLVRPKFTGDARKQLSRYAEAAKKMIESRAASSESRKVVKWNAEDTFQWLRRTVGATFDDFQDRLAHLKRQCQPHLTETVKASVEGICLKIYHLSTEYAKKVKDKNTQILKDNSLENVIPLGGPVSTQRKVWCYPVQFSLPTPRLPQLDYLPEREQTLLRFHGDTVCINNMHLAKLEHLYRYNCFDDKKFEMFLPRVWCVLKRYQTYLGINEGQATQMALPVTVFECLQRSFGVTFECFASPLNCYFRQYCSAFADVDCYFGSRGPFLDFRPVSGSFQANPPYCEELMEAMVNHFERLLADSTEPLSFVVFLPEWRDPAPNALIKLEGSHFKRKQVVVPAMEHEYRHGFQHILPKGEVNIRAAHGTLVVWLQNAAGAARWGPTEERVEALLEAWRPGKERERDRQELLSPPRQTHQPIPSTPIPVLTTPTTPTVQLQTLSTHPM is encoded by the exons ATGAACGAGGTCAGCGGAGGGAAACAAGATATTGCTAATGCCCCCACGTGGGAAACTTTATCTGGACAATCTGCATCTTCTTTCTCTGCTATGCACCATCACCATCAATCGTTGCAGCAAGATGCAACTCCCACAGTTGCACAAGTGATAGTTCCTACTCCTGTCAAGCTTCAAGCTCCTATGTTAAGCTCCCCGCAGGCTATAGACCACTGTTCGCAACTGGGTCATGTGCAACAGTCAACTTTGCTCGCACAG GGTACACCTCCAGGAAGTTTTGCAGAATCAGAACTTTCGCCAGAGTTGCAGCAGCAAGGATGGAAGAAGTTCTGGAGCAAACGAGAGAATCGACCGTACTTTTGGAATAAGTTAACTGGAGAGTCGCTGTGGGTCGTTCCACCTTTGAAACCTCAG TTCGATCCAATTACGGATCCGCTTGGCATCTGCAGTATACAACCAGTTTCTGGGAACGGAGCTATTCCTTCAACGGGGACGGTGAAACGTAGAGCATCGGAGGACAGCATCGTTCCACCTGCGAAAAAATTTGTCCTGGC AGGACCCTGGGACCTAGAGATACCAACAAACGTGATAATCTACGAGCGATCACCCTCAAACCTGCCCCACGTGCACCCAGAAGCGGAAGCCCTGCGCTGCGGTCTGCTTTCTAAACTCAGACAATGCTATCAAGAACTATGCCACACTCGTGAATCAATAGATGCTCCTAAAGACTCTTTCAACCGATGGTTAATGGAACGAAAAGTGATCGACTGTGGCTCTGACCCTCTTCTTCCTAGCCAATGTTTCCCAGAAATTTCCATGTCCATGTACAGAGAAATAATGAATGACATCCCAATAAAATTAGTTCGTCCAAAATTCACCGGAGACGCCAGAAAACAGCTCTCCAGGTATGCAGAAGCGGCAAAGAAGATGATAGAATCCCGAGCAGCCTCTTCAGAAAGTAGAAAAGTGGTGAAATGGAATGCTGAGGACACTTTTCAGTGGCTCAGACGAACTGTGGGCGCGACTTTTGATGATTTCCAAGATCGTTTAGCTCATTTAAAACGCCAATGTCAACCACAcctcaccgaaacggtcaaagcAAGCGTGGAAGGAATCTGTTTAAAAATTTATCACCTGTCCAcggagtatgcaaagaaggtcaAAGACAAAAACACCCAAATTCTAAAAGACAACAGTTTGGAAAACGTAATTCCCTTGGGGGGACCAGTTAGTACTCAGAGAAAAGTCTGGTGTTACCCTGTGCAATTTTCTTTACCAACCCCCAGACTTCCACAATTGGATTATCTACCAGAACGGGAGCAAACCTTGCTCCGTTTTCATGGAGACACCGTGTGTATTAACAACATGCACCTGGCTAAACTGGAACATCTTTATAGATATAATTGTTTCGATGACAAGAAGTTTGAAATGTTTCTGCCCAGAGTCTGGTGTGTTTTGAAAAGGTACCAAACCTATCTGGGGATAAACGAGGGCCAAGCAACTCAGATGGCGCTGCCTGTCACGGTTTTCGAATGTTTGCAAAGGTCATTTGGGGTCACTTTCGAGTGTTTCGCCTCGCCTTTGAATTGCTATTTCAGGCAGTATTGTTCGGCTTTTGCGGACGTGGATTGTTATTTCGGGTCCAGGGGCCCATTTCTGGACTTCAGGCCCGTCAGTGGGTCTTTCCAGGCCAATCCGCCATATTGTGAAGAATTGATGGAAGCTATGGTGAATCATTTTGAGAGATTGTTGGCCGATTCGACGGAACCTTTGTCGTTTGTGGTTTTCTTGCCAGAGTGGAGGGACCCGGCACCTAACGCTCTCATTAAATTGGAAGGGAGCCATTTTAAGCGGAAACAGGTCGTCGTGCCAGCCATGGAACACGAGTACCGACACGGGTTTCAGCATATATTACCTAA aGGCGAAGTTAATATCAGAGCAGCGCACGGGACATTGGTCGTATGGCTTCAAAATGCAGCTGGTGCAGCGCGGTGGGGACCTACGGAGGAGAGGGTGGAAGCGTTGCTGGAAGCATGGCGTCCCGGAAAAGAGAGAGAACGAGACAGACAAGAACTTCTATCACCGCCCAGACAAACTCATCAACCAATACCTTCCACGCCTATTCCTGTTCTAACTACGCCCACAACTCCCACAGTACAGTTACAAACACTGTCCACGCATCCTATGTAA
- the Jmjd4 gene encoding jumonji domain containing 4: MMLELLEIKTKRLSINKDAAIVDWIDRVGPSMTYDEFFTQYLIPNKPCIFNSKITDNWSCRRQWNDDNAPDFDVLDLLFGNCVVPVADCNKKYYNSQQKDDMRMRDYLNYWIDYTRSNSSNSMSLLYLKDWHCPRLFPNAPMYNVPQYFASDWLNEYYISNPSLNDDYRFVYMGPNGTWTPLHADVFGSYSWSANIVGKKRWLLFPPHQEDFLRDISGQLIYDATSEELNDYKKYRAYDKRALKCIDVIQNQGEIIFVPSGWHHQVWNLEDSISINHNWINGCNIVDVWHGLKKELSLVMKEVTDCQDMNNWAEQCQLILKSTYGMDYYLFFDFIVFIAKRRLNMILKKEKVISFNKYEFGINHCLFDLDAIRLILIDFINDAEEKSIYDLICERKQGHKLLNKIVLLLQTYNSEDQSTTIKNIDIQSEDEM; the protein is encoded by the exons ATGATGTTGGAACTGCTGGAGATTAAAACTAAGAGGTTATCCATTAACAAAGACGCCGCCATTGTCGATTGGATCGATCGTGTTGGGCCGTCCATGACCTACGATGAATTTTTTACGCAATATTTAATTCCGAACAAACCGTGCATCTTTAATTCGAAAATCACAGACAATTGGTCGTGCAGAAGACAATGGAACGACGACAATGCTCCAGATTTCGACGTACTCGATTTATTGTTCG GAAATTGTGTGGTGCCAGTTGCGGATTGCAACAAAAAGTACTACAATTCTCAGCAAAAAGATGACATGAGAATGAGAGACTATTTAAATTATTGGATAGATTATACCAGAAGCAATTCTTCCAATTCGATGTCgcttttatatttaaaagattGGCACTGTCCAAGACTATTTCCCAATGCTCCAATGTATAATGTTCCCCAGTACTTTGCCTCTGATTGGCTTAATGAATATTACATTTCCAATCCTAGTCTAAATGATGACTACAGATTCGTTTATATGGGGCCTAATGGAACatg GACTCCATTGCATGCAGAtgtgtttggatcatatagctgGTCTGCAAATATAGTTGGCAAGAAAAGATGGTTACTTTTTCCTCCTCATCAAGAAGACTTTTTGCGAGACATCAGTGGTCAATTAATATATGATGCAACTTCTGAAGAGTTGAATGATTACAAAAAGTATAGAGCTTATGACAAACGAGCTTTGAAGTGCATTGATGTGATCCAGAACCAGGGTGAAATTATATTTGTACCATCTGGATGGCACCACCAAGTTTGGAATCTG GAAGACTCAATTTCCATAAATCATAATTGGATTAATGGATGCAACATAGTAGATGTGTGGCATGGATTAAAGAAAGAATTGAGTTTGGTGATGAAGGAAGTCACGGATTGTCAAGATATGAACAATTGGGCGGAACAGTGTCAATTAATATTGAAATCTACTTATGGAATGGATTATTATCTATTCTTTGACTTCATAGTCTTCATAGCAAAGCGACGTTTGAACATGATTTTGAAGAAAGAGAAAGTAATAAGCTTCAACAAATACGAATTCGGAATAAATCATTGTCTGTTCGATCTGGACGCCATAAGATTAATTTTAATCGATTTTATCAACGATGCGGAGGAGAAATCTATCTACGATTTAATTTGTGAAAGGAAACAAGGTCACaaattattaaacaaaattgttcTGCTTCTACAAACATACAATAGCGAGGATCAATCAACGACTATAAAGAATATTGACATTCAAAGCGAAGATGAAATGTGA
- the Scm gene encoding polycomb protein Scm isoform X1 translates to MSSTQSKMRGRPPKSKNSCTWCGETKQPLKYVLPTQHGKKEFCSETCLSEFRKAYVRGACVQCDNVIRGAPVRLEQKDGPTKDFCSSFCLNKHQKKEVQTDTKKSNRDQSSPAPSLSPSGLLAGNNVPSTTQFSNHSTVSHPPSTSSGPFQYETYQTFDWDLYLKETNSQAAPIECFKQHEVPSINEFKMGMKLEALDPRNLTSTCIATVVGVLGPRLRLRLDGSDNKNDFWRLVDSNEIHPIGHCEKSGGMLQPPLGFRMNASSWPMFLLKTLNGAEMAPAKVFKREPKTPRSNMFEVGHKLEAIDKKNPQLICTATVGAVKDDMIHITFDGWRGAFDYWCRFDSRDIFPAGWCFKSGHPLQPPRQKSTGPNRFKSRTSNVLPVMAISGGGSNGEPAVALVSPAGSSAPPQPATEPDTSTSNTKPHSIENVTIYVNHNCTCGPYFDPRKVKAMPAQFGTGPILNVTRDIFQAFLMAAMSPRQMLSLLKRGEGETVSLILESKPTSVRLPIFMEEEDFYIYVRRQLEDLCACEHLLFRRKEPCNKCPNAQQPQSTNTEESVNGSVVINNTTTEKRRWGCQNQQTLSSSIQQQQIQQNTVTGLNNSTISAATAPKQPRKSVPELEAATSTTQSESSMNRTASVEPAEWTIEDVIHYIGVTDPALGQHADLFRKHEIDGKALLLLNSDMMMKYMGLKLGPALKICNLVNRIKGRYSSQIGPRKFIRSKVCSYTFRL, encoded by the exons ATGTCGTCCACGCAAAGCAAAATGCGAG GAAGACCACCAAAATCAAAAAACTCTTGCACCTGGTGCGGAGAGACCAAACAACCCTTGAAATACGTTCTCCCGACCCAGCAtggtaaaaaagaattttgttCAGAGACCTGTCTGTCAGAATTCCGCAAAGCATACGTGCGTGGTGCATGTGTCCAGTGCGATAATGTGATCAGAGGTGCGCCGGTCAGATTGGAACAGAAGGATGGACCTACAAAAGATTTTTGCTCGTCGTTCTGCTTGAATAAGCACCAGAAGAAGGAGGTCCAAACTGACACGAAAAAGA GCAACAGGGACCAGTCTTCGCCTGCACCTTCCCTTTCACCATCAGGATTGCTTGCTGGGAACAATGTTCCCTCCACGACTCAGTTTTCCAACCATTCAACTGTTTCGCATCCTCCGTCCACCTCCAGTGGTCCATTCCAGTATGAAACATACCAAACCTTTGACTGGGACCTctatttaaaagaaacaaacaGTCAAGCTGCTCCGATCGAGTGTTTCAAACAG cATGAAGTTCCATCAATCAACGAGTTTAAGATGGGAATGAAATTAGAAGCATTGGATCCTAGAAATTTGACTTCGACTTGTATTGCAACAGTTGTTGGAGTCCTAGGACCAAGATTGAGACTAAGATTGGATGGATCAgataataaaaatgatttttggAGATTGGTCGACAGTAACGAGATTCACCCGATTGGCCATTGCGAAAAGTCTGGTGGAATGTTGCAGCCTCCATTGGGCTTTCGTATGAATGCTTCCAGTTGGCCAATGTTCCTTTTAAAAACTCTAAATGGTGCTGAAATGGCGCCTGCTAAGGTTTTCAAGCGAGAACCTAAGACACCACGATCAAATATGTTTGAAGTTGGGCATAAGTTGGAGGCTATCGATAAAAAAAATCCACAGTTGATTTGTACAGCAACTGTTGGAGCAGTGAAGGATGATATGATTCATATTACGTTTGATGGTTGGAGAGGAGCTTTTGATTACTGGTGTCGATTTGACTCTAGGGATATCTTTCCTGCTGGATGGTGCTTCAAGAGTGGTCATCCATTGCAACCACCAAGGCAGAaat CGACAGGGCCCAATAGATTTAAGTCGCGGACCAGTAACGTACTCCCAGTGATGGCGATATCAGGTGGAGGAAGTAACGGAGAGCCAGCTGTGGCACTAGTAAGCCCTGCAGGTTCCAGTGCTCCGCCGCAGCCAGCTACCGAACCAGACACCAGTACGTCCAACACAAAACCACATTCCATAGAGAATG TTACAATTTATGTAAACCATAATTGCACATGTGGTCCTTACTTTGATCCTCGTAAAGTAAAAGCAATGCCAGCACAGTTCGGCACCGGTCCCATATTAAATGTAACCAGAGATATATTTCAAGCTTTCCTGATGGCAGCAATGAGTCCAAGACAAATGCTAAGCTTATTAAAACGTGGTGAAGGAGAAACCGTGAGCTTAATTTTAGAGAGTAAACCTACTTCTGTTAGGTTACCAATATTTATGGAGGAAGAGGATTTTTATATATACGTTAGGCGACAACTGGAGGACCTTTGTGCATGCGAGCATCTTTTGTTCAGAAGGAAAGAGCCGTGCAATAAATGCCCGAATGCTCAGCAACCACAGTCCACAAATACCGAAGAATCAGTTAACGGTTCTGTGGTGATTAATAATACCACGACCGAGAAAAGAAGATGGGGGTGCCAGAATCAGCAAACGTTGTCGTCTAGTATTCAACAGCAACAGATACAACAAAATACTGTGACCGGTTTGAATAATTCTACGATTTCCGCGGCCACCGCACCAAAACAACCCAGGAAATCTGTTCCAG AACTGGAAGCTGCAACAAGCACAACTCAGTCAGAAAGTTCTATGAACCGAACAGCTTCCGTTGAGCCAGCAGAGTGGACCATCGAAGACGTGATTCATTATATCGGTGTGACCGATCCCGCATTGGGACAGCATGCAGATTTATTTAGAAAGCAC GAAATCGATGGAAAAGCCTTGCTGCTACTAAATTCGGATATGATGATGAAATATATGGGATTGAAGCTTGGTCCAGCATTGAAAATCTGCAATTTGGTGAATCGCATAAAAG gtcggtatagcagtcagattgggccacgaaaattCATAAGGTCTAAGGTCTGCTCGTATACGTTCCGGCTCTGA
- the Scm gene encoding polycomb protein Scm isoform X2, translating into MSSTQSKMRGRPPKSKNSCTWCGETKQPLKYVLPTQHGKKEFCSETCLSEFRKAYVRGACVQCDNVIRGAPVRLEQKDGPTKDFCSSFCLNKHQKKEVQTDTKKSNRDQSSPAPSLSPSGLLAGNNVPSTTQFSNHSTVSHPPSTSSGPFQYETYQTFDWDLYLKETNSQAAPIECFKQHEVPSINEFKMGMKLEALDPRNLTSTCIATVVGVLGPRLRLRLDGSDNKNDFWRLVDSNEIHPIGHCEKSGGMLQPPLGFRMNASSWPMFLLKTLNGAEMAPAKVFKREPKTPRSNMFEVGHKLEAIDKKNPQLICTATVGAVKDDMIHITFDGWRGAFDYWCRFDSRDIFPAGWCFKSGHPLQPPRQKSTGPNRFKSRTSNVLPVMAISGGGSNGEPAVALVSPAGSSAPPQPATEPDTSTSNTKPHSIENVTIYVNHNCTCGPYFDPRKVKAMPAQFGTGPILNVTRDIFQAFLMAAMSPRQMLSLLKRGEGETVSLILESKPTSVRLPIFMEEEDFYIYVRRQLEDLCACEHLLFRRKEPCNKCPNAQQPQSTNTEESVNGSVVINNTTTEKRRWGCQNQQTLSSSIQQQQIQQNTVTGLNNSTISAATAPKQPRKSVPELEAATSTTQSESSMNRTASVEPAEWTIEDVIHYIGVTDPALGQHADLFRKHEIDGKALLLLNSDMMMKYMGLKLGPALKICNLVNRIKGRRHMLL; encoded by the exons ATGTCGTCCACGCAAAGCAAAATGCGAG GAAGACCACCAAAATCAAAAAACTCTTGCACCTGGTGCGGAGAGACCAAACAACCCTTGAAATACGTTCTCCCGACCCAGCAtggtaaaaaagaattttgttCAGAGACCTGTCTGTCAGAATTCCGCAAAGCATACGTGCGTGGTGCATGTGTCCAGTGCGATAATGTGATCAGAGGTGCGCCGGTCAGATTGGAACAGAAGGATGGACCTACAAAAGATTTTTGCTCGTCGTTCTGCTTGAATAAGCACCAGAAGAAGGAGGTCCAAACTGACACGAAAAAGA GCAACAGGGACCAGTCTTCGCCTGCACCTTCCCTTTCACCATCAGGATTGCTTGCTGGGAACAATGTTCCCTCCACGACTCAGTTTTCCAACCATTCAACTGTTTCGCATCCTCCGTCCACCTCCAGTGGTCCATTCCAGTATGAAACATACCAAACCTTTGACTGGGACCTctatttaaaagaaacaaacaGTCAAGCTGCTCCGATCGAGTGTTTCAAACAG cATGAAGTTCCATCAATCAACGAGTTTAAGATGGGAATGAAATTAGAAGCATTGGATCCTAGAAATTTGACTTCGACTTGTATTGCAACAGTTGTTGGAGTCCTAGGACCAAGATTGAGACTAAGATTGGATGGATCAgataataaaaatgatttttggAGATTGGTCGACAGTAACGAGATTCACCCGATTGGCCATTGCGAAAAGTCTGGTGGAATGTTGCAGCCTCCATTGGGCTTTCGTATGAATGCTTCCAGTTGGCCAATGTTCCTTTTAAAAACTCTAAATGGTGCTGAAATGGCGCCTGCTAAGGTTTTCAAGCGAGAACCTAAGACACCACGATCAAATATGTTTGAAGTTGGGCATAAGTTGGAGGCTATCGATAAAAAAAATCCACAGTTGATTTGTACAGCAACTGTTGGAGCAGTGAAGGATGATATGATTCATATTACGTTTGATGGTTGGAGAGGAGCTTTTGATTACTGGTGTCGATTTGACTCTAGGGATATCTTTCCTGCTGGATGGTGCTTCAAGAGTGGTCATCCATTGCAACCACCAAGGCAGAaat CGACAGGGCCCAATAGATTTAAGTCGCGGACCAGTAACGTACTCCCAGTGATGGCGATATCAGGTGGAGGAAGTAACGGAGAGCCAGCTGTGGCACTAGTAAGCCCTGCAGGTTCCAGTGCTCCGCCGCAGCCAGCTACCGAACCAGACACCAGTACGTCCAACACAAAACCACATTCCATAGAGAATG TTACAATTTATGTAAACCATAATTGCACATGTGGTCCTTACTTTGATCCTCGTAAAGTAAAAGCAATGCCAGCACAGTTCGGCACCGGTCCCATATTAAATGTAACCAGAGATATATTTCAAGCTTTCCTGATGGCAGCAATGAGTCCAAGACAAATGCTAAGCTTATTAAAACGTGGTGAAGGAGAAACCGTGAGCTTAATTTTAGAGAGTAAACCTACTTCTGTTAGGTTACCAATATTTATGGAGGAAGAGGATTTTTATATATACGTTAGGCGACAACTGGAGGACCTTTGTGCATGCGAGCATCTTTTGTTCAGAAGGAAAGAGCCGTGCAATAAATGCCCGAATGCTCAGCAACCACAGTCCACAAATACCGAAGAATCAGTTAACGGTTCTGTGGTGATTAATAATACCACGACCGAGAAAAGAAGATGGGGGTGCCAGAATCAGCAAACGTTGTCGTCTAGTATTCAACAGCAACAGATACAACAAAATACTGTGACCGGTTTGAATAATTCTACGATTTCCGCGGCCACCGCACCAAAACAACCCAGGAAATCTGTTCCAG AACTGGAAGCTGCAACAAGCACAACTCAGTCAGAAAGTTCTATGAACCGAACAGCTTCCGTTGAGCCAGCAGAGTGGACCATCGAAGACGTGATTCATTATATCGGTGTGACCGATCCCGCATTGGGACAGCATGCAGATTTATTTAGAAAGCAC GAAATCGATGGAAAAGCCTTGCTGCTACTAAATTCGGATATGATGATGAAATATATGGGATTGAAGCTTGGTCCAGCATTGAAAATCTGCAATTTGGTGAATCGCATAAAAGGTAGAAGACATATGCTTCTATGA